In a single window of the Renibacterium salmoninarum ATCC 33209 genome:
- a CDS encoding alpha/beta fold hydrolase translates to MTNQLTIDGFKYHRVPGVNGVNINVAVGGEGPAVVLLHGFPQTHYMWRHVAEKLAQEHTVIALDLRGYGNSDKPEASSAGTYSKREMAMDVVVVAAQLGFAHFGLIGHDRGALVAVRAGLDHPGVVDYLGILDVLPTLDTWAVLQGVNAKVAWHLYLMAQPVGLPEKMIRAVAAEFFGSFLTAGDPTGSTFTKQEHDYYVDSSTAAIDSIAADYRASASVDLEMDLADREQGAQLSMPVGVISQDWGSQLGFAAAALWRAWAPGSTYQPTTSGHFMAEENPDEIAAFITGLAARAE, encoded by the coding sequence ATGACTAATCAATTGACCATCGATGGATTCAAATATCACCGCGTTCCGGGTGTCAACGGAGTCAACATTAATGTTGCGGTGGGTGGAGAAGGGCCAGCCGTTGTCTTACTGCACGGCTTTCCGCAGACCCACTATATGTGGCGCCATGTCGCCGAAAAGCTCGCCCAAGAACACACTGTGATAGCCCTTGACCTGCGTGGTTACGGCAATAGCGATAAGCCTGAGGCGAGTAGCGCTGGTACTTATTCCAAGCGCGAAATGGCCATGGATGTTGTGGTTGTTGCAGCGCAACTCGGCTTTGCGCACTTTGGCCTGATTGGTCATGATCGCGGTGCCTTGGTTGCGGTCCGCGCCGGCTTAGACCATCCCGGCGTCGTCGATTACCTGGGCATCCTCGATGTGCTGCCTACCCTGGATACTTGGGCTGTACTGCAGGGAGTTAACGCGAAGGTGGCCTGGCATCTCTATCTGATGGCCCAGCCTGTTGGGCTACCCGAAAAGATGATTCGTGCCGTCGCTGCGGAGTTCTTCGGATCCTTCCTTACGGCGGGGGATCCCACCGGGAGTACTTTCACAAAGCAAGAGCACGACTACTACGTCGACAGCTCGACCGCCGCCATCGATTCGATCGCTGCCGATTACCGCGCCAGCGCGAGTGTGGACCTTGAGATGGACTTGGCGGATCGCGAACAAGGAGCGCAGCTGTCGATGCCGGTGGGGGTTATCTCGCAGGATTGGGGCTCGCAATTAGGATTTGCTGCTGCCGCGCTGTGGCGTGCATGGGCACCTGGGTCGACGTATCAGCCGACGACTTCGGGACACTTTATGGCTGAGGAGAATCCTGACGAGATTGCAGCTTTCATCACCGGGTTGGCTGCCCGGGCTGAGTAG
- a CDS encoding hemolysin family protein, with product MNDWVGIVWLIVLLLVNAFFVGAEFAIMSARRSQIEPLAEAGSARARTALYAMEHVSLMLACAQLGITVASLLILNVAEPAIKHLVIGPVLDLGIPESVALPAVFVLVLLLVTFLHVTFGEMVPKNISVSAADKAALCLAPPLVWISKVVRPVIFTLNWLANHIVRLFGIEPKDEVTSSFTLEEVQSIVAESTKHGLVDDGTGLLSGALEFSEHTAGQVMVPLASLHTLGVTSTPLDVEAAVRHTGFSRFVLEDRAGGKGLTGYVHIKDVLNVPEDEYEMSLAESRVRTLVNLNESEEIEDALKIMQRTGSHLARVIAADGEASGVLFLEDVIEELVGEIRERETR from the coding sequence ATGAACGACTGGGTAGGAATCGTCTGGCTCATTGTTCTGTTGTTGGTGAACGCTTTTTTCGTTGGCGCCGAGTTCGCGATTATGAGTGCAAGGCGAAGCCAGATCGAACCGCTGGCCGAAGCTGGATCGGCGCGTGCTCGCACTGCGTTGTACGCAATGGAACACGTTTCGCTGATGCTCGCCTGCGCTCAACTAGGTATTACGGTTGCCTCACTGCTGATTTTGAACGTAGCTGAACCAGCGATCAAGCACTTAGTCATCGGACCAGTGCTGGATCTGGGCATTCCGGAAAGCGTCGCTTTGCCAGCGGTGTTTGTGCTGGTGTTGCTTCTGGTGACTTTCCTGCACGTAACCTTCGGCGAGATGGTGCCCAAGAACATTTCGGTGTCTGCCGCAGATAAAGCTGCGCTGTGTCTAGCACCACCCTTGGTATGGATCTCAAAAGTCGTCCGGCCGGTGATCTTTACGTTGAACTGGCTAGCAAATCACATAGTGCGGTTGTTCGGAATTGAGCCGAAGGACGAGGTGACGTCGAGCTTTACTTTGGAGGAAGTCCAGTCCATTGTGGCGGAATCTACTAAACACGGTTTGGTTGACGATGGCACCGGACTGCTCAGTGGAGCGCTCGAGTTTTCCGAGCATACGGCCGGCCAGGTCATGGTTCCGCTAGCCTCGTTGCACACGCTTGGGGTGACTTCGACGCCGTTGGATGTCGAAGCGGCGGTGCGTCACACGGGCTTCTCCCGATTTGTCTTGGAAGATCGGGCAGGTGGCAAGGGACTAACTGGCTATGTGCATATCAAAGACGTTTTGAACGTGCCCGAGGACGAATACGAAATGTCGCTAGCGGAGTCCCGGGTTCGAACCCTGGTGAATCTGAACGAGTCTGAGGAAATTGAAGATGCGCTCAAGATTATGCAGCGCACCGGCTCGCACTTGGCCCGCGTGATTGCTGCCGACGGCGAAGCTTCCGGAGTGCTGTTCCTGGAGGACGTGATTGAAGAGCTAGTGGGCGAAATCAGGGAGCGAGAGACGCGCTGA
- a CDS encoding hemolysin family protein: MEWLLLLLGLGLILGTGFFVAVEFSLVALDQTTVQKAVDDGDRGAEPLLRCLKSLSTQLSSCQLGITLTTLLTGFVMEPSLGVLLDPPLTAIGIPLAISHTVSLIVAMVLATLLSMLLGELVPKNMAISRSFAIGKLVARPQLVFTAVFKPAIVLLNGFSNRVLHVFGFEAKEEISGARSPAELASLVRRSAEMGTLDAGTANFLARSLRFSDRTAADVMTPRIQTEMIDIDAPLTDVIEAARRTGFSRFPVIGDSVDDIRGVVHVKRAIAVPTDKREGLQAGTIKEDVLRVPETIHLDALLRELRAGNLQLAVVVDEYGGTAGVATLEDLVEEIVGEVEDEHDHTTPGVLQSASGDWHFPGLTRPDEITDQIPGLRVPDEASYETVGGFLMAGLGRIPEVGDSVETVGGLLEVERMDGKRVDRIRFVPGAPGVLGLAVQQEEQR; encoded by the coding sequence ATGGAATGGCTATTACTCCTGCTTGGATTAGGGCTCATCCTTGGCACTGGTTTTTTCGTCGCAGTGGAATTTTCGCTGGTGGCGCTTGACCAGACCACGGTTCAGAAAGCCGTTGACGACGGCGATCGTGGCGCGGAGCCGTTGCTGCGCTGCCTCAAGTCACTTTCTACTCAGCTCTCTAGCTGCCAACTGGGTATTACGCTCACTACTTTGCTGACTGGCTTTGTGATGGAGCCGTCTCTGGGCGTGCTTTTGGACCCGCCTTTGACCGCAATCGGCATTCCGTTAGCGATCAGTCATACCGTGTCATTAATTGTGGCGATGGTTCTGGCCACCTTGCTGTCGATGTTGCTGGGTGAGCTAGTGCCCAAGAACATGGCGATCTCGCGTTCGTTTGCGATTGGCAAACTAGTGGCGCGTCCGCAGCTGGTCTTTACTGCCGTTTTCAAACCAGCGATTGTGCTGCTGAACGGATTTTCTAATCGCGTCCTGCATGTCTTTGGCTTTGAAGCTAAAGAGGAGATCTCTGGTGCTCGAAGCCCTGCGGAGCTGGCATCATTGGTGCGGCGGTCTGCCGAAATGGGGACTTTGGACGCGGGTACAGCAAACTTTCTGGCCCGGTCGCTGAGGTTTTCCGACCGCACCGCGGCCGATGTGATGACGCCGCGGATTCAGACCGAGATGATCGATATCGATGCCCCGTTGACTGATGTTATCGAGGCTGCGCGGCGAACAGGTTTCTCCCGGTTCCCGGTTATTGGGGATTCGGTCGACGATATCCGTGGTGTGGTGCATGTTAAACGCGCAATTGCAGTACCCACTGATAAGCGTGAAGGGTTACAAGCCGGCACGATCAAAGAAGATGTGCTGCGAGTCCCCGAAACGATCCATTTGGATGCCTTGTTGCGCGAGCTTAGGGCTGGAAACCTGCAATTAGCAGTTGTTGTTGACGAGTATGGTGGCACGGCTGGCGTGGCGACGTTGGAAGATCTGGTCGAAGAAATTGTTGGTGAGGTAGAAGACGAACACGACCATACGACTCCCGGCGTATTGCAGAGCGCTTCAGGGGATTGGCACTTCCCGGGGCTAACGCGGCCTGATGAAATTACCGATCAGATTCCGGGGCTTCGCGTGCCGGATGAAGCCAGTTATGAGACGGTTGGCGGCTTCTTAATGGCTGGACTCGGCCGGATTCCGGAAGTGGGAGATTCGGTCGAAACTGTTGGCGGCTTACTTGAGGTAGAACGCATGGATGGAAAGCGGGTCGATCGGATCCGATTCGTCCCGGGTGCGCCCGGCGTCCTTGGCCTGGCAGTTCAGCAGGAGGAACAGCGATGA
- a CDS encoding GuaB1 family IMP dehydrogenase-related protein — translation MRFIDGAQHAANPDLTYSDVFLVPSRSEVISRLDVDLSSDDGTGTTIPLVVANMTAVTGKRMVETMARRGGLAVLPQDIPLSVLREVTAWVKARDVLFETPVTLTAADTVIDALHLIDKRAHGAVVVTDESGACLGVVRAADCEGVDRFSSLGSVMKTNPITLDAERFDGADRTAALREAFDTLDAAPGGFAPVLRVGKLVGALTRTGALRSTIYAPAVDRTGKLRVAAAVGINCDVQAKAAELLDGGADCLVIDTAHGHQQKMFDALAAVREIGPKVPIVAGNVVSAAGVRDLIEAGADIIKVGVGPGAMCTTRMMTAVGRPQFSAVLECAKAARELGKTVWADGGVRYPRDVALALAAGVSQVMIGSWFAGTYESPGDLMVDASGRRYKESFGMASARAVQNRTQREGAFDRARKALFEEGISSSKMYLDPLRPGVEDLLDMITSGLRSSMTYAGATDLGQFRDKALVGIQSAAGYEEGRPLQQSW, via the coding sequence ATGCGATTCATCGATGGTGCCCAGCACGCCGCAAATCCTGATCTGACCTACTCAGACGTATTTCTGGTCCCGTCACGCTCAGAAGTCATTTCCCGGCTCGACGTCGATTTGTCCAGCGACGATGGTACCGGGACGACAATTCCGCTGGTGGTAGCCAATATGACGGCGGTGACCGGCAAGCGGATGGTGGAAACCATGGCGCGCCGTGGCGGGTTAGCGGTCTTACCGCAAGACATTCCGTTGTCGGTGCTGCGCGAAGTCACTGCGTGGGTCAAAGCCCGCGATGTACTTTTTGAGACTCCGGTAACGCTGACTGCAGCTGACACCGTGATTGATGCCTTGCACCTCATCGATAAGCGCGCTCACGGCGCAGTAGTAGTCACCGATGAAAGCGGTGCTTGTTTGGGTGTGGTCCGGGCCGCCGATTGTGAAGGTGTGGATCGCTTCAGTTCTTTGGGTTCGGTCATGAAAACCAACCCGATCACCCTTGATGCGGAACGCTTTGACGGCGCAGACCGCACTGCAGCGCTAAGAGAAGCCTTCGATACGCTCGACGCTGCGCCTGGTGGATTCGCGCCAGTGCTTCGTGTGGGCAAACTGGTTGGTGCACTCACCCGCACCGGCGCTTTGCGGTCGACAATCTACGCCCCGGCGGTGGATCGGACAGGAAAGCTGAGGGTCGCGGCCGCCGTCGGAATCAACTGCGACGTACAGGCCAAAGCCGCCGAGTTGCTCGACGGCGGTGCGGACTGCCTGGTGATCGACACCGCACATGGGCATCAACAAAAGATGTTTGATGCCCTCGCCGCCGTGCGCGAGATTGGGCCCAAAGTGCCGATCGTCGCCGGCAACGTGGTTAGCGCAGCTGGCGTGCGCGATTTGATTGAGGCTGGCGCGGACATCATCAAAGTCGGTGTAGGCCCGGGCGCCATGTGCACTACTCGGATGATGACTGCCGTTGGTCGGCCGCAGTTTTCTGCGGTGCTGGAATGTGCCAAGGCCGCACGCGAGTTGGGCAAGACCGTCTGGGCCGACGGCGGCGTGCGCTATCCACGCGATGTTGCTTTAGCGCTCGCAGCTGGGGTAAGCCAAGTGATGATCGGCTCTTGGTTTGCCGGTACTTACGAAAGCCCAGGCGATCTCATGGTGGACGCTTCCGGACGCAGGTACAAAGAAAGCTTCGGTATGGCCAGCGCACGCGCCGTACAGAACCGAACACAGCGCGAAGGCGCTTTTGATCGGGCCCGCAAAGCCTTATTTGAAGAGGGCATCTCGTCGTCCAAGATGTATTTGGACCCCTTGCGTCCGGGGGTCGAGGACCTGTTGGACATGATCACTTCGGGCCTACGCAGTTCCATGACTTATGCCGGTGCTACCGATCTTGGCCAGTTCCGGGATAAGGCGCTCGTTGGCATCCAGTCTGCTGCCGGATATGAAGAAGGTCGTCCGTTACAACAGAGCTGGTAA
- a CDS encoding multifunctional oxoglutarate decarboxylase/oxoglutarate dehydrogenase thiamine pyrophosphate-binding subunit/dihydrolipoyllysine-residue succinyltransferase subunit has product MPEQSIPRLTEEFGGNEWLVDELYEKYRQDKNSVDEKWWPLFASLDADSSSSQTSDDSNGKHAAEKAAADPRPVTRQLPVVTPVAATPVAAAPAATATATEAPAPAAAPVSSPGIRAPKTATAPIPAQLPPTAKNTAAPEEDKVDVLRGPAKAIASNMISSLEVPTATSVRAIPAKLLIDNRLVINSNLARARGGKVSFTHLIGYAVIRALKQFPSMNVHYEERDGKPVAVKPAHVNFGIAIDMPKPDGSRLLVVPNIKKAETLSFSEFWRTYEELIKRARNGKLTADDYAGTTVSLTNPGGIGTVHSVPRLSKGQASIIGVGALDYPAEFQGTSERIIAKNAISKVITLTSTYDHRVIQGAGSGEFLKLVHQLLLGAENFYDEIFESLRIPYEPVRWSPDVQVDPFDQINKVARIQQLIHAYRVRGHLMADIDPLEYVQRKHPDLDVLNHGLTLWDLDREWPTGGFGGKDSLKFRDILGVLRDAYCRTTGVEYMHLQDPEQRKWFQDELEHPYSKPSREEQLRIVSKLNSAEAFETFLQTKFVGQKRFSLEGGESLIPLLDSILSDAADDNLDEVAIGLAHRGRLNVLTNIAGKTYAQVFREFEGNEDPRTVQGSGDVKYHLGTEGTFTSFNGNETKVYLAANPSHLEAADPVLEGIVRAKQDVLDTNGASFDVLPVLIHGDAAFAGQGVVAETLQLSQLRGYRTGGTVHVVINNQVGFTTSPSSSRSSVYSTDVAKMIQAPIFHVNGDDPEAVVRVAQLAFKYRQKFAADIVIDLVCYRRRGHNEGDDPSMTQPMMYNLIDAKRSVRRLYTEALIGRGDITSEEAEQLLRDYQERLERAFAETHAAQTSPIPIITEDSKAVSDLERPVAQRNSELKLSTDVPNVSPEMIAHIGAVQATIPPEFTVHPKIEPLLKKREVMTREGNIDWGFGELLALGSLATEGIPIRLTGQDTQRGTFAQRHSILHDRKNDAEWAPYQQLTDQQAKMMIYNSSLSEYAAVGFEYGYSVERTDALVLWEAQYGDFANGAQSMVDVFISSAEQKWGQRSSLVMLLPHGYEGHGPEHTSARIERYLQMCAEDNMILAQPTTPASHFHLLRRQAYLQPRRPLIVFTPKQLLRLKAAVSPVEDFTTGAFRPVIGEHRPLDGTKVYRVVLVSGRLYYDLLAACQKSGDESTALVRVEQLYPLPAEEIKAELAKYPNAEVVWAQDEPANQGPWPYMGLNVPQALERGIRLVSRPASASTATGSSKRHAVEQTQLVNRVLTR; this is encoded by the coding sequence GTGCCAGAACAATCCATTCCTCGTTTGACCGAAGAGTTCGGCGGAAACGAATGGCTCGTCGACGAACTGTACGAAAAGTACCGGCAAGATAAGAATTCGGTTGATGAAAAGTGGTGGCCTTTATTCGCTTCCCTCGACGCCGATTCCTCTTCTAGCCAGACTTCAGATGACAGTAACGGTAAGCACGCTGCAGAAAAAGCGGCGGCAGACCCTCGACCGGTTACTCGCCAACTTCCTGTGGTGACTCCGGTAGCTGCAACGCCCGTAGCGGCGGCTCCGGCGGCGACGGCGACGGCGACTGAAGCTCCTGCGCCGGCAGCGGCACCGGTGAGCTCCCCCGGCATCCGGGCTCCGAAGACTGCCACAGCGCCGATTCCGGCCCAGCTGCCGCCAACTGCGAAGAACACCGCAGCTCCTGAAGAGGACAAAGTCGACGTATTGCGTGGACCTGCCAAGGCGATCGCTTCCAATATGATCAGCAGCCTCGAGGTACCCACAGCTACCAGCGTGCGCGCCATTCCAGCAAAGCTTTTGATCGACAACCGTTTGGTCATCAACTCAAACTTGGCCCGGGCCCGCGGCGGTAAGGTCTCGTTCACGCACCTCATCGGCTACGCCGTCATTCGCGCGCTCAAGCAATTCCCTTCCATGAACGTTCATTACGAAGAGCGCGATGGTAAGCCGGTTGCTGTGAAGCCCGCGCACGTTAACTTCGGCATCGCCATTGATATGCCCAAGCCGGACGGTAGCCGTTTGCTTGTGGTGCCGAACATTAAAAAAGCTGAGACGCTTTCCTTTTCCGAATTCTGGCGCACTTACGAAGAGCTCATCAAGCGCGCCCGCAACGGCAAACTGACGGCAGACGATTACGCCGGCACCACGGTTTCGCTGACAAACCCTGGCGGCATTGGCACCGTGCACTCGGTCCCGCGGCTTTCCAAGGGCCAAGCAAGCATCATTGGCGTTGGCGCACTGGACTACCCCGCTGAATTTCAGGGCACCAGCGAACGAATCATCGCCAAGAACGCGATCAGCAAAGTCATTACGCTGACGTCAACCTACGATCACCGAGTCATCCAGGGCGCCGGTAGCGGTGAGTTCCTGAAGCTCGTACACCAGCTCCTTCTTGGTGCAGAGAATTTCTACGACGAGATCTTTGAATCGCTGCGCATCCCCTACGAGCCGGTGCGCTGGAGCCCGGACGTCCAGGTGGATCCGTTTGATCAGATCAACAAGGTCGCCCGGATCCAACAGCTGATTCACGCCTACCGGGTTCGCGGGCACTTGATGGCGGATATTGACCCGCTCGAATATGTGCAGCGCAAACACCCTGACTTGGACGTGCTCAATCACGGTCTAACCCTGTGGGACTTGGACCGCGAATGGCCAACCGGCGGCTTCGGTGGCAAAGACAGCCTGAAATTCCGCGACATCCTTGGCGTGCTCCGCGACGCTTACTGTCGCACCACCGGCGTCGAATACATGCACTTGCAAGATCCGGAACAGCGCAAGTGGTTCCAGGATGAGCTTGAGCACCCTTACTCCAAGCCCAGTCGCGAAGAGCAGCTTCGCATTGTCTCGAAGTTGAACTCCGCAGAGGCCTTTGAAACCTTCCTGCAGACCAAGTTCGTCGGTCAGAAACGCTTCTCGCTCGAGGGCGGCGAATCGCTAATTCCGCTGCTCGACTCGATCTTGTCCGATGCCGCTGACGACAACCTCGACGAGGTCGCTATTGGCCTGGCACACCGTGGCCGACTCAACGTATTGACCAACATTGCGGGCAAGACCTACGCTCAGGTCTTCCGTGAATTCGAAGGAAACGAAGATCCACGCACCGTTCAGGGCTCAGGTGATGTGAAGTATCACTTGGGCACTGAAGGCACGTTCACCTCGTTCAACGGTAACGAAACCAAGGTGTACTTAGCCGCGAATCCCTCGCACCTGGAAGCAGCTGATCCGGTTCTTGAAGGCATCGTTCGAGCCAAGCAGGACGTGCTGGATACCAATGGTGCAAGCTTCGACGTGCTCCCTGTCCTGATCCATGGCGATGCCGCATTTGCTGGCCAGGGCGTCGTTGCGGAAACGCTCCAACTCTCCCAGCTGCGCGGTTACCGTACCGGTGGCACTGTCCACGTGGTGATCAACAACCAGGTTGGCTTCACCACCTCGCCGTCGTCATCGCGGTCTTCGGTTTACTCAACCGACGTGGCAAAGATGATTCAGGCACCAATTTTCCACGTCAATGGCGATGACCCTGAAGCGGTTGTTCGCGTTGCGCAATTGGCATTCAAGTATCGGCAGAAGTTTGCTGCAGATATCGTGATCGACTTGGTCTGCTACCGCCGTCGTGGCCACAACGAGGGCGACGATCCCTCGATGACCCAGCCGATGATGTACAACTTGATCGATGCCAAGCGTTCGGTTCGCCGACTTTACACTGAAGCGTTGATCGGCCGTGGCGACATCACGAGCGAAGAAGCCGAGCAGCTGCTGCGCGATTACCAGGAACGCTTGGAGCGGGCCTTTGCCGAAACGCATGCCGCGCAGACTTCGCCGATTCCGATCATCACCGAAGACTCCAAAGCGGTTTCCGATCTAGAGCGCCCAGTAGCGCAACGCAACTCTGAGCTGAAGCTCTCAACTGACGTGCCAAATGTCAGCCCGGAGATGATTGCGCACATTGGTGCCGTTCAAGCAACGATCCCACCCGAGTTCACCGTGCACCCCAAAATTGAACCACTGCTGAAAAAGCGCGAAGTGATGACGCGCGAAGGCAATATCGATTGGGGTTTCGGCGAATTATTGGCGTTGGGTTCGCTGGCCACTGAAGGAATCCCGATCCGACTTACTGGTCAGGACACTCAGCGCGGCACCTTCGCGCAACGGCATTCGATTCTGCATGATCGCAAAAACGATGCTGAATGGGCTCCGTACCAGCAGCTCACTGATCAGCAAGCCAAGATGATGATCTACAACTCCTCGCTCAGTGAGTACGCAGCGGTTGGCTTCGAATACGGCTACTCAGTGGAACGGACCGATGCTTTGGTCCTCTGGGAAGCTCAGTATGGCGATTTTGCCAACGGTGCGCAGTCAATGGTCGACGTGTTCATCTCCTCTGCCGAGCAGAAGTGGGGGCAACGTTCTTCGCTGGTTATGCTGCTTCCGCACGGCTACGAAGGCCACGGACCAGAACACACCTCAGCTCGCATCGAACGTTATTTGCAGATGTGCGCCGAGGACAACATGATTCTGGCCCAGCCCACCACTCCTGCTTCGCACTTCCACCTATTGCGTCGGCAGGCCTACCTTCAGCCGCGCCGTCCGCTGATCGTCTTCACACCGAAGCAACTGCTGCGTCTCAAGGCAGCTGTTTCACCCGTTGAGGACTTCACTACCGGTGCGTTCCGCCCGGTGATCGGTGAACACCGCCCGCTTGATGGTACCAAGGTATATCGCGTGGTTCTGGTATCTGGTCGCCTCTACTACGACCTGCTCGCGGCGTGCCAAAAGAGCGGCGATGAGTCCACCGCGCTGGTTCGAGTCGAGCAGCTGTACCCCTTGCCAGCTGAGGAAATCAAAGCTGAACTTGCTAAGTATCCGAATGCCGAAGTTGTTTGGGCACAGGACGAACCGGCCAACCAGGGTCCGTGGCCGTACATGGGTCTGAACGTGCCGCAAGCACTAGAGCGCGGCATCCGCCTAGTCTCTCGGCCCGCCTCGGCTTCCACCGCGACCGGTTCAAGCAAGCGACATGCGGTTGAGCAAACGCAGCTGGTAAATCGCGTTCTCACTCGCTAG
- a CDS encoding TetR/AcrR family transcriptional regulator — protein sequence MASSRGRPRDTELERRIGAAVLMVLAEGGYEAVSFEEVARRCHTSKASLYRRWKSKREMVIAAVKAGPAQDHQGAIVDAGNLRGDLLSLCRQLDRTMRATDSRTAMLLLQAGLEDPDLCEAIETSVGPTGSRLPAQVIEAAVARGELPVNVDPFAFEEVVGAVLLLRRVNGLAADEQYLAALIDTVVIPALKSSAGRQTALPAGIFSGRTSTTVA from the coding sequence GTGGCGAGCTCACGAGGGCGGCCCAGAGACACCGAGTTGGAGCGTCGGATTGGCGCCGCCGTGCTCATGGTGCTCGCTGAGGGCGGGTACGAGGCAGTGTCCTTTGAAGAGGTGGCGCGGCGCTGCCACACGTCTAAAGCCAGCCTGTATCGCCGGTGGAAATCCAAGCGCGAGATGGTCATTGCTGCGGTAAAGGCTGGCCCAGCACAAGATCATCAAGGAGCGATTGTCGACGCAGGCAACCTACGGGGGGACCTCCTGAGCCTGTGCCGACAGCTTGATCGCACTATGCGCGCAACCGATAGTCGAACAGCGATGCTCTTGCTGCAAGCTGGCCTAGAAGACCCGGACTTGTGCGAGGCCATCGAGACCTCGGTGGGGCCCACCGGATCACGCCTTCCGGCTCAAGTTATTGAGGCAGCGGTAGCTCGTGGCGAGTTACCGGTAAACGTTGATCCCTTCGCTTTCGAGGAAGTAGTTGGTGCCGTACTGCTACTTCGGCGTGTCAATGGCTTGGCGGCTGACGAACAGTACCTGGCAGCGCTAATCGACACCGTCGTCATCCCTGCTTTGAAGTCGTCAGCCGGTAGGCAAACTGCTTTGCCAGCGGGGATCTTCTCGGGCCGAACTAGCACCACCGTCGCATAA
- a CDS encoding metal ABC transporter solute-binding protein, Zn/Mn family, which produces MRQNQSTSSIRPFRAVSALAGALGLALVLAACGGSTAGSAGSSGGSDKTIDVVAVTNVYGSIVSKIGGDRVKVTSIIANTSQDPHSYDSSPQDKLAVSKAGLLIENGGGYDDFFTKLTDGIDKSKLIDVVDLSGLKTAENSADFNEHVWYSLPTIAKLADTVAEKLGALDSAHAADFTANAAKFKTSLADIETTLAGVKTTANGQPVAITEPVPLWMLQSAGLVNKTPEAYSHAIEEGSDVPPAVLKETTDLISSKSVKFLAYNDQTEGPQTKSLKAAAETAGVPVVNFTETLPEGQDYLGWMTRNAQNIAKAVK; this is translated from the coding sequence ATGCGTCAAAATCAATCAACGTCGTCAATTCGTCCTTTCCGCGCAGTGTCTGCGCTCGCAGGTGCGCTTGGCCTGGCGCTAGTACTGGCCGCCTGCGGTGGATCGACTGCTGGCTCAGCCGGTAGCTCCGGTGGCTCCGATAAGACGATTGATGTTGTTGCGGTAACCAATGTCTACGGCAGTATCGTCTCGAAAATCGGCGGGGATCGGGTCAAAGTAACTTCGATCATCGCTAACACCAGCCAGGATCCGCATTCTTATGACAGCTCACCGCAAGACAAGCTGGCAGTGAGCAAAGCTGGATTGCTGATTGAAAATGGTGGCGGCTACGACGATTTCTTTACCAAGCTGACCGACGGAATCGACAAGTCCAAGCTGATCGACGTCGTCGATCTTTCCGGCCTAAAGACTGCGGAAAACAGTGCGGATTTCAACGAGCACGTGTGGTACTCCTTGCCGACCATCGCCAAGCTTGCAGACACCGTGGCTGAGAAGCTTGGCGCCCTGGATTCGGCACATGCGGCGGACTTCACTGCGAATGCGGCAAAATTCAAAACTTCACTCGCTGATATTGAGACGACGTTAGCTGGCGTCAAAACGACAGCTAATGGCCAGCCGGTAGCTATTACCGAGCCAGTCCCGCTTTGGATGTTGCAATCGGCCGGTCTGGTTAACAAAACACCGGAAGCATACAGCCATGCGATTGAAGAAGGCTCTGACGTGCCGCCAGCGGTACTCAAAGAAACGACTGATTTGATCAGCAGCAAGTCGGTAAAGTTTCTCGCCTACAACGATCAGACCGAGGGTCCGCAGACCAAGTCACTCAAAGCCGCCGCGGAAACTGCCGGGGTTCCGGTGGTCAATTTCACCGAAACGCTTCCTGAGGGCCAAGATTATCTGGGATGGATGACGCGGAACGCGCAAAACATCGCTAAGGCCGTCAAGTAA